TTTATAAAAGAACAACTTGGTGGTAAAGGCAATATAGCAGAACTTCAAGGAACAACAGGTGCTTCTGCAACACGTGATAGAGGTGCAGGGTTCCATAATATAGTTGATGCAGATAAAAATTTAAAAGTTGTATCATCTCAACCAGCTGATTTTGATAGACAAAAAGGATTAACTGTAACTGAAAATATGCTACAATCAAACCCAGATATTCAAGCTGTTTTTGCACACAATGACGAGATGGCATTAGGTGCTGTTAAAGCATTAAGTACTTCAGGAAAAAAAGCTATAGTTGTTGGATTTGATGGAGGCGATGATGCCAAAAAAGCTGTAGATTCAGGAGAAATGGCAGCAACAATAGCACAACAACCAGATTTAATGGGAAGTATTGCTATAGAAAATGCTCAAAAGATATTAAAGGGAGAAAGTGTAGATAAGGAAATTGCAGCTGACTTAAAACTATATGTAAAGACTAAATAATAAAAACACAGATTTATTAAGGTCATAAATAAAAGTATAATCCGAAATTTAGATAATAAGGATTATACTTTTATAATATAACCGTTAGATAATATTAATTAAAGTAACTACAGCATAAACGATAGAAAATCAAGATAAGTAAACTAAAAAAGAGGAGATGTAAGAAAAATGAGATTTTTTTTAGACACAGCAAACATAGAACACATTAAAGAAGCAAATGAAATGGGAGTAATATGTGGTGTAACTACAAATCCATCATTAGTTGCAAAAGAGGGTAGAGACTTTAATGAAGTAATAAAAGAAATAACAGAAATAGTAGATGGACCAATAAGTGGAGAAGTTATAAGCGAAGATGCTCAAGGAATGATTAAAGAAGGAAGAGAAATTGCAGCAATTCATAAGAATATGATTGTAAAAATTCCAATGACAGCAGAAGGACTTAAGGCAACTAAGGTTCTATCTAAAGAAGGAATTAAAACAAATGTAACTTTAATTTTTTCAGTAACACAAGCATTACTTGCTGCTAATGCAGGAGCAACATATGTAAGCCCATTCTTAGGAAGAATAGATGATATTTCAATGGATGGAATGGAACTTGTTAGAAATATTGCAGACATATTTGCAATTCATGGAATAGAAACAGAAATAATCGCAGCTAGTGTAAGAAATCCAATTCATGTTATTCAAGCAGCACAAGCTGGAGCAGATATTTCAACAATACCATATAGCTTA
The DNA window shown above is from Clostridium beijerinckii and carries:
- the fsa gene encoding fructose-6-phosphate aldolase, whose amino-acid sequence is MRFFLDTANIEHIKEANEMGVICGVTTNPSLVAKEGRDFNEVIKEITEIVDGPISGEVISEDAQGMIKEGREIAAIHKNMIVKIPMTAEGLKATKVLSKEGIKTNVTLIFSVTQALLAANAGATYVSPFLGRIDDISMDGMELVRNIADIFAIHGIETEIIAASVRNPIHVIQAAQAGADISTIPYSLVLQMIKHPLTDQGLEKFKADWAAAFGSVNS
- a CDS encoding ribose ABC transporter substrate-binding protein RbsB, yielding MKKISKLVSIAMIATMAMGVFGGCSSSSDNSSSSEKSDSKKIGMVVSTLNNPFFVTLKEGAEAKAKELGYELLVVDSQNDSSKELSNVQDLLQKGVSTLILNPVDSDAAESSVIQANSEKIPVITVDRKSNGGDVICHIASDNVKGGEMAGNFIKEQLGGKGNIAELQGTTGASATRDRGAGFHNIVDADKNLKVVSSQPADFDRQKGLTVTENMLQSNPDIQAVFAHNDEMALGAVKALSTSGKKAIVVGFDGGDDAKKAVDSGEMAATIAQQPDLMGSIAIENAQKILKGESVDKEIAADLKLYVKTK